In the Canis lupus dingo isolate Sandy chromosome 36, ASM325472v2, whole genome shotgun sequence genome, one interval contains:
- the LOC112674665 gene encoding complex III assembly factor LYRM7-like, which translates to MGQAAKVLQLFKTLHRTRQQVFKNDSRALEELVPRKELLVENVPYCDAPTPKQ; encoded by the exons ATGGGTCAGGCGGCCAAG GTTTTACAGCTCTTTAAAACATTACACAGGACCAGacaacaggtttttaaaaatgattccagAGCATTAGAAGAATTGGTCCCTAGGAAAGAACTCCTTGTAGAAAATGTGCCATATTGTGATGCACCAACTCCGAAGCAATGA